In Dermacentor albipictus isolate Rhodes 1998 colony chromosome 6, USDA_Dalb.pri_finalv2, whole genome shotgun sequence, the following proteins share a genomic window:
- the eIF2Bbeta gene encoding translation initiation factor eIF2B subunit beta — MDAEAEARLTLTELLRLVREEPWQQAQELLDLVRARGKNLAPLSPSANVVRRVLRLIRDEYASAYWGRQVEADRDSLQKLLSARDDSVSDYTRPLPGLREQLLDSLDELERELRHSAENVAAQGPEHIQSGDLLLTQGRSRTVEAFLKRAAQNQRTFQVLVAEGGPRCEGVQLAESLARVGIATTLVPDSAILALMPRVSKVILGTDCVLADGGLQAPCGSHALALAARHCAVPLLVCAPGATLSPQLPCSESAYQQLGSPEPLGPEPRSGALLLNPASDCVPPDLVPLLVTSAGGHAPSYVYRLLSEVYHPDDHALTAS; from the exons ATGGACGCTGAAGCAGAAGCTCGGCTCACGCTTACGGAGCTGTTGCGGCTAGTCCGCGAAGAACCGTGGCAGCAAGCCCAAGAGCTGTTGGACCTCGTGAGGGCCCGCGGCAAGAACCTCGCGCCCCTGTCACCCAGTGCCAACGTAGTGCGCCGTGTGTTACGTCTCATTCGCGACGAGTATGCCAGCGCCTACTGGGGTCGTCAG GTGGAGGCTGACAGGGACTCGCTTCAGAAACTCCTGTCGGCACGTGACGACTCGGTCAGCGACTACACGCGACCACTTCCAGGGCTGCGTGAACAGCTGCTGGACAGTCTCGATGAGCTCGAGCGCGAGCTGCGGCACAGCGCCGAGAATGTGGCCGCCCAGGGCCCTGAACACATCCAGTCCGGAGACCTGCTTCTTACTCAGGGGAGATCGCGCACTGTGGAGGCTTTCCTCAAAAGGGCTGCCCAGAACCAGCGCACATTTCAG GTTCTGGTGGCAGAAGGGGGACCGCGCTGCGAGGGCGTGCAGCTCGCGGAGTCCTTGGCACGTGTGGGCATCGCGACCACTCTGGTCCCGGACTCAGCGATCCTAGCTCTAATGCCTCGGGTGAGCAAGGTGATCCTGGGTACGGACTGTGTCCTGGCGGACGGAGGCCTTCAG GCTCCTTGCGGCAGCCACGCCTTGGCCCTGGCTGCGCGACACTGTGCGGTGCCGCTACTGGTGTGCGCCCCGGGGGCCACGCTGAGTCCGCAGCTGCCTTGCTCGGAGAGTGCCTACCAGCAGCTGGGATCTCCGGAGCCCCTCGGGCCGGAGCCGCGCTCAGGAGCGCTCCTGCTCAACCCGGCCTCCGACTGCGTGCCACCGGACCTCGTTCCGCTGCTGGTGACGAGCGCCGGTGGACACGCCCCCTCTTACGTCTACAGGCTGCTCAGCGAGGTCTACCATCCCGACGACCACGCATTGACTGCTTCCTGA